One stretch of Chryseobacterium indologenes DNA includes these proteins:
- a CDS encoding energy transducer TonB: MADENVYGQNLTLDEIVFENRNKEYGAYDLRHQYPRLLTKSFIIGTALFLLAALSPFIYLTIKNLTAPPKQEVKADLVDILEEEPIIEQPKEEEPPPPPPPPKEEPKIEVIQNVVPEPVKAPKIETPPPPISKQLETTTGLNNQEGVKAPAYTPPPPPPSTGTKTATVEVKANNPNEIYKDVDQSAEYPGGMGALRKFLGENFDTSLMEGGEGTLKAKLKFVVEKDGTVSGVTIEEKSPNSDFNNEAIRVVKKLKKWTPAKRNGESVRSYYSVPFTMNFE; encoded by the coding sequence ATGGCAGATGAAAATGTATACGGTCAGAATCTTACTCTAGACGAAATCGTATTTGAAAATAGAAACAAGGAATATGGTGCCTATGATCTTAGACATCAGTATCCGAGACTTTTAACAAAGTCATTTATTATCGGAACAGCATTATTCCTTTTGGCAGCTTTGTCTCCGTTCATCTATCTTACGATCAAGAATCTTACAGCTCCGCCTAAGCAAGAAGTAAAGGCAGATCTTGTAGATATCCTTGAAGAAGAACCGATTATCGAGCAGCCTAAAGAAGAAGAACCACCACCACCACCGCCACCTCCAAAAGAGGAGCCGAAAATTGAGGTGATTCAGAACGTTGTTCCTGAGCCTGTAAAAGCTCCGAAGATTGAAACTCCACCTCCACCAATTTCTAAGCAGTTGGAAACTACAACTGGTTTGAATAATCAGGAAGGGGTTAAAGCTCCGGCTTATACACCTCCGCCACCACCACCATCTACAGGTACAAAAACTGCAACTGTAGAAGTGAAAGCGAATAACCCTAACGAAATCTATAAAGATGTAGACCAGTCTGCAGAATATCCTGGAGGTATGGGTGCATTAAGAAAATTCTTAGGAGAAAACTTCGATACTTCATTAATGGAAGGAGGTGAAGGTACCCTTAAAGCTAAACTTAAGTTCGTTGTGGAAAAAGACGGAACTGTTTCTGGTGTTACTATTGAAGAGAAATCTCCAAATAGCGACTTCAACAATGAAGCAATTCGTGTAGTTAAGAAACTTAAAAAGTGGACTCCTGCTAAGAGAAATGGAGAAAGCGTAAGATCTTACTATAGCGTACCATTTACTATGAACTTTGAATAA
- a CDS encoding DUF308 domain-containing protein → MMFNWLSLVTGLFYIVLGIVVIIYKFFFTILEPAIAYALGAVLIIYGIFRIYRAVAKIKKSKDEE, encoded by the coding sequence ATGATGTTCAATTGGTTATCCCTCGTTACGGGATTGTTTTATATTGTTTTAGGAATTGTAGTTATTATCTATAAATTCTTTTTTACTATTTTAGAACCTGCTATTGCCTATGCATTAGGAGCAGTTTTGATTATTTATGGTATTTTCAGAATCTATAGAGCAGTTGCTAAAATCAAAAAATCGAAAGATGAAGAATAG
- a CDS encoding PstS family phosphate ABC transporter substrate-binding protein: protein MKNSFKIALVFAISIVLAGCKKEEKSPSYNKGDLTIFTDESFQSVTEALADGYMINYPETRIKVETKKEDLGFLDLLHGNAKVIVMSRNLNPEEIKTYEERTDLKFLPAKFAADAVVFVVPKDSPKENISMDEISSGLLSDNKEFIFDGTNSSNLNFVAEKLKKQPKDLKYSIIPGNQKIIEELGQHPNKIGVIGLNTFSRPYDKTSEKLREMVKVLPVVDKGKSYNADFDGLRSMEYPFTRVLYFLENEGNFNIANGFIRFSCTHLGQKIVQKEGLQPYNLYKREVQMR, encoded by the coding sequence ATGAAGAATAGTTTTAAGATTGCACTTGTCTTCGCAATAAGTATTGTGTTGGCAGGCTGCAAAAAAGAGGAGAAATCTCCTTCCTATAATAAAGGTGATCTTACGATTTTTACCGATGAATCTTTTCAAAGCGTTACAGAAGCATTAGCTGATGGCTATATGATTAATTATCCTGAAACGCGTATTAAAGTAGAGACAAAAAAAGAAGATTTAGGCTTTCTAGACCTATTGCACGGCAATGCTAAGGTAATCGTAATGTCAAGAAACCTTAATCCTGAAGAAATAAAAACATACGAAGAAAGGACAGATCTGAAGTTTCTTCCTGCAAAATTCGCAGCAGATGCCGTAGTTTTTGTAGTCCCAAAAGACTCTCCAAAAGAAAATATTTCAATGGATGAGATTAGTAGTGGATTGCTTTCAGATAATAAAGAGTTTATTTTCGACGGAACAAACTCCAGTAACCTGAACTTTGTGGCTGAGAAATTAAAAAAACAGCCTAAAGACCTTAAATATTCTATTATTCCCGGAAATCAGAAAATTATAGAAGAATTAGGACAGCATCCTAATAAAATAGGTGTTATCGGGCTTAATACATTTAGCCGTCCTTATGATAAAACTTCTGAGAAACTTAGAGAAATGGTTAAAGTTCTTCCGGTTGTAGATAAAGGAAAATCATATAATGCGGATTTTGACGGACTTCGTTCTATGGAGTATCCGTTTACAAGAGTTCTTTATTTCCTGGAAAATGAAGGCAATTTCAATATTGCAAATGGGTTTATAAGATTTTCATGTACCCACTTAGGACAGAAAATCGTTCAGAAAGAAGGCCTACAGCCTTATAACCTGTACAAAAGAGAGGTACAGATGCGTTAA
- a CDS encoding ExbD/TolR family protein, which produces MAEVQVQEKGGKGGKVRSKKQSTRVDMTPMVDLGFLLITFFMFTTTFSKPNVMDLGLPAKPKPDAPKPPPTEIKLSNSISILLGKDNRVFWHQQDATSLNDQTLLETTLDREGIRKVIQQAKSRAADQTKFTVIIKPTDDAVYKNFVDILDEMAITKSEQYGVTDVKAWEKAVYEKKIGGAAAPAATK; this is translated from the coding sequence ATGGCAGAAGTACAAGTACAAGAAAAAGGCGGCAAGGGCGGCAAGGTCCGTTCCAAGAAGCAGAGTACCAGAGTCGATATGACTCCGATGGTGGACTTAGGTTTCCTATTGATTACCTTCTTTATGTTCACAACTACATTCAGTAAACCGAATGTTATGGACTTAGGTCTTCCGGCTAAACCAAAGCCTGATGCTCCTAAACCTCCACCAACAGAAATTAAACTTTCTAACTCAATTTCTATCTTATTAGGAAAAGATAATAGAGTTTTCTGGCACCAACAGGATGCTACATCTTTGAATGACCAGACTCTTTTAGAAACAACCCTTGATAGAGAAGGTATTAGAAAAGTAATTCAGCAGGCAAAATCTAGAGCTGCAGATCAAACGAAATTTACCGTGATCATTAAGCCAACTGACGATGCTGTATATAAGAACTTTGTTGATATTCTTGACGAAATGGCAATTACTAAGAGTGAGCAATACGGTGTTACCGATGTGAAAGCTTGGGAGAAAGCTGTTTATGAAAAGAAAATAGGAGGTGCTGCTGCACCGGCTGCTACAAAGTAA
- the bshB1 gene encoding bacillithiol biosynthesis deacetylase BshB1 has protein sequence MKTDILAFGAHPDDVELGCGGTIAKMVSEGKKCVVIDLTRGELGTRGTDETRKAEAAEAAKILGLSARENLGMKDGFLVNSEEYQMRIVKMIRKYQPEIVLANAIDDRHPDHAKGAKLVSDACFLSGLRKIETVMDGEAQEVWRPKHVFHYIQWKDIKPEFVIDISEFLDKKIASCMAYKTQFYDPTSTEPETPITTKDFYESLTYRAQDLGRLSGVAYAEGFTSERLISLKNFDGIVW, from the coding sequence ATGAAAACAGATATACTTGCTTTTGGTGCACACCCTGATGATGTAGAACTGGGATGTGGAGGAACTATTGCCAAAATGGTCTCTGAAGGAAAAAAATGTGTCGTAATAGATCTTACAAGAGGAGAATTGGGAACAAGAGGTACAGATGAAACAAGAAAAGCCGAAGCAGCAGAGGCTGCTAAAATTCTTGGTCTTTCTGCAAGAGAAAACCTTGGAATGAAAGATGGTTTTTTGGTGAATTCCGAAGAATACCAAATGAGGATCGTAAAAATGATTCGCAAATACCAGCCAGAAATCGTCTTAGCCAATGCAATTGATGATAGACATCCGGATCATGCAAAAGGAGCGAAATTAGTATCGGATGCGTGCTTTTTGTCTGGGTTGAGAAAAATTGAGACCGTAATGGATGGGGAAGCCCAGGAAGTGTGGAGGCCTAAGCATGTTTTTCACTATATTCAATGGAAGGATATCAAACCGGAGTTTGTTATAGACATTTCAGAATTTCTGGATAAGAAGATTGCTTCATGTATGGCATATAAAACTCAGTTTTATGATCCAACTTCTACGGAACCTGAAACTCCAATTACCACAAAAGACTTTTATGAGAGCTTAACTTACCGAGCACAGGATTTAGGAAGATTATCGGGAGTTGCTTACGCTGAGGGCTTTACGTCAGAAAGATTAATTTCTTTGAAAAATTTTGATGGAATTGTTTGGTAG
- a CDS encoding tetratricopeptide repeat protein: MKDIMNMNVKKIAFGAAVVFFTGFASAQTLQDGINSIDSDKFAQAKTNFTDMIAKEPTAENYFYLGNTFLKQGEPDYAKATENFNKGLAADAKSFVNKIGLATVKLGKGDKSAVAEIQKIVTDSKEKDAEVLFRAAEALTLFEKNSSPDLAIQYLTKAIEKAEKKGVPAHYYYTLGDAYRLKRAPGEAMSAYDKALPLAKNKASVYTRMATLWMAAQQWQQAKQNIDKAIGVDPTYAPAYKAMAGYDIRYQQNAKATQDLINYTKYADEDPYTQLEISKLYFTNEDYANSKTVLDKIFDKIEDPIKFKLRAYQDYADKNYAGAKQNMDTFISQAEQTRVLPADQGLQGLIAAGLAKDEKDAAKKSALTTESQQKIAIAKAAKDETMKWDLELANIAGGGGASQAEADKGPTNPAIEALKKQVAANSQDSDALFKLATAYQDVKNWNGAILTWQKMSALLPDWAPAYYSQGYSYQQAGNNDAAKIAYEKFISTVKPADQEANKQTLAYAYFAVAYMSKDSDLAKAKDYVAKSLQLDPTYQDAVKLNAEINK, translated from the coding sequence ATGAAAGATATAATGAATATGAATGTAAAGAAGATTGCTTTTGGAGCAGCCGTGGTATTTTTTACCGGTTTTGCCTCTGCACAGACATTGCAGGATGGTATTAACAGTATAGACAGTGATAAATTTGCTCAGGCAAAAACAAACTTCACTGATATGATCGCTAAAGAGCCTACAGCTGAAAACTACTTCTATTTAGGAAATACTTTCTTAAAACAAGGAGAGCCAGATTATGCAAAGGCTACTGAAAATTTTAATAAAGGATTAGCTGCTGATGCTAAAAGCTTTGTCAACAAAATCGGTTTAGCTACCGTAAAATTAGGAAAAGGCGATAAAAGTGCTGTTGCTGAAATTCAAAAAATCGTAACTGATTCTAAAGAAAAAGATGCTGAAGTATTATTCAGAGCAGCTGAAGCTTTAACTTTATTTGAAAAGAACAGTTCTCCGGATCTGGCAATTCAATACCTGACTAAAGCTATTGAAAAAGCTGAGAAGAAAGGAGTTCCTGCACATTACTATTATACTTTAGGAGATGCTTACAGATTGAAAAGAGCTCCGGGTGAAGCAATGTCTGCTTATGACAAAGCATTACCACTAGCTAAAAACAAAGCTTCCGTTTACACAAGAATGGCAACTTTATGGATGGCTGCTCAACAATGGCAACAAGCAAAACAAAATATTGATAAAGCAATTGGAGTGGATCCTACTTATGCTCCTGCATATAAAGCAATGGCTGGGTATGACATCAGATACCAGCAAAATGCTAAGGCTACACAAGACCTTATCAACTATACAAAATATGCTGACGAAGATCCGTACACTCAATTAGAGATTTCTAAGTTATATTTCACTAACGAAGATTATGCAAACTCTAAAACTGTATTAGATAAGATTTTTGATAAAATTGAAGATCCTATCAAATTCAAATTAAGAGCTTACCAGGACTATGCAGATAAAAATTATGCAGGTGCCAAGCAGAATATGGATACTTTCATTTCTCAGGCTGAACAAACAAGAGTATTGCCAGCTGACCAAGGTTTACAGGGGCTTATCGCTGCGGGATTAGCAAAAGACGAAAAAGATGCTGCTAAGAAATCTGCTCTAACTACAGAATCTCAGCAAAAAATCGCTATTGCTAAAGCTGCAAAAGACGAAACAATGAAATGGGATTTAGAATTGGCAAACATCGCGGGAGGTGGTGGCGCTTCTCAGGCAGAAGCTGATAAAGGACCTACAAACCCGGCAATTGAAGCATTGAAGAAACAAGTAGCTGCTAACAGCCAGGATTCTGATGCATTATTCAAATTAGCTACTGCTTATCAGGATGTTAAAAACTGGAACGGAGCTATCCTTACATGGCAGAAAATGTCAGCACTTCTTCCTGATTGGGCTCCGGCTTATTACAGCCAGGGGTATTCTTACCAGCAGGCAGGAAATAATGATGCTGCGAAGATTGCTTACGAAAAGTTCATCAGTACTGTAAAACCTGCTGATCAGGAAGCTAACAAGCAAACCCTTGCTTATGCTTACTTCGCGGTAGCATACATGAGCAAAGATTCAGATCTTGCTAAAGCAAAAGATTATGTAGCGAAGTCTTTACAGTTAGATCCTACGTATCAGGATGCTGTAAAATTAAATGCAGAGATCAACAAATAA
- a CDS encoding ExbD/TolR family protein: MARVKPKRHGVVTDMTAMCDVAFLLLTFFILTTQFKKPDVEQIKPPSSISEKLLPDASLMTINATPDGKFYFQPVENASERVALLDKMGKKYGITFDNNQKAAFQKVQAIGVPMNQLKGYLDMPADEQKNYKSPTGIPMDSTNKQLIDWVKESLSVNPDYKLAIKGDVTTQYPKVKGLFEGLRDIDFLKFWLITSQEGKPNE, encoded by the coding sequence ATGGCGAGAGTCAAACCTAAAAGACATGGAGTAGTGACGGACATGACCGCAATGTGTGACGTTGCGTTCCTACTTCTTACGTTCTTTATCTTGACCACTCAGTTTAAAAAACCTGACGTGGAGCAGATCAAACCGCCATCTTCAATTTCGGAAAAATTGCTTCCTGATGCTAGTTTAATGACTATCAACGCTACTCCGGACGGAAAATTCTATTTCCAACCAGTAGAAAATGCATCAGAAAGAGTTGCTCTTTTGGATAAAATGGGAAAAAAGTATGGAATTACTTTTGACAACAACCAAAAGGCGGCGTTCCAGAAAGTTCAGGCAATCGGAGTTCCAATGAACCAATTAAAAGGTTACTTGGATATGCCTGCAGATGAGCAGAAAAATTATAAGAGTCCTACAGGTATTCCTATGGACAGTACAAATAAGCAATTAATTGACTGGGTAAAAGAAAGTTTGAGCGTTAACCCTGACTACAAGTTAGCGATTAAAGGTGACGTTACAACTCAATACCCTAAAGTTAAAGGCCTGTTTGAAGGTTTAAGAGATATTGATTTTCTTAAATTTTGGTTGATTACATCACAAGAAGGTAAACCTAACGAATAA